The Arachis hypogaea cultivar Tifrunner chromosome 19, arahy.Tifrunner.gnm2.J5K5, whole genome shotgun sequence genome has a window encoding:
- the LOC112777536 gene encoding UPF0235 protein At5g63440 → MPKRTTHTYSSEDAAPEGPHSDLFVYYCKHCGSHVLITDTQLQKMPKRKTDKAYVLDKNKHLARFNIHEAGKVILKRGEGKLEKQFRMNCIGCGLFVCYRAEQDLELSSFVYVVDGALSTVAAETNPQDAPVPPCISQLEGGLVQVAIEVEDRAQRSAITRVNADDVRVTVAAPAARGEANNELLEFMGKVLGLRLSQMTLQRGWNNKSKLLVVEDLTARQVYEKLLEAVQP, encoded by the exons atgcCGAAGAGGACAACACATACATACTCAAGTGAAGATGCAGCGCCGGAGGGTCCTCACTCCGATCTCTTTGTTTATTACTGCAAGCACTGTGGTTCCCACGTCCTCATAACTG ATACTCAGTTACAGAAAATGCCCAAAAGGAAGACCGATAAAGCCTACGTTTTAGACAAGAACAAACATCTTGCTAGATTCAACATTCATGAAGCCGGAAAAGTTATCTTGAAACG AGGCGAAGGCAAACTCGAGAAACAATTCCGCATGAATTGTATTGGTTGTGGTCTCTTTGTTTGTTACCGTGCAGAACAAGATTTAGAACTTTCATCTTTTGTGTATGTTGTTGATGGAGCACTCAGTACTGTAGCTGCTGAAACCAACCCACAG gaTGCACCAGTTCCACCGTGTATCTCCCAGCTTGAAGGAGGACTTGTTCAGGTTGCGATAGAAGTGGAAGATCGAGCACAAAGATCTGCAATCACAA GAGTAAATGCGGATGATGTTCGAGTCACTGTAGCTGCTCCTGCTGCCCGTGGAGAAGCAAACAACGAACTATTGGAATTTATGGGAAAA GTTTTGGGTTTGAGATTGAGTCAGATGACTCTTCAGAGAGGATGGAATAACAAGTCAAAGCTACTTGTG GTGGAGGATTTGACTGCTAGACAAGTTTATGAGAAACTTTTAGAGGCTGTGCAACCTTGA
- the LOC112779781 gene encoding phosphoglucan, water dikinase, chloroplastic yields MNWTENGWVCDLNLDLKPGQEDENALQFKFVIVKNDNTLVWEDGDNRVLKLPTKPGNFATLATWNATSENMELMTLELDEDHGGGDDDASTAADEGNGASPVLEADSETSPFVGQWQGKSISFMRSNEHESHETQRKWDTSGLQGLALRLVEGDQSARNWWRKLDIVRDIIEGSLQGGDSLDALIYSAIYLKWINTGQIPCFEDGGHHRPNRHAEISRLIFRELERHTSRKDISPQEVLVIRKIHPCLPSFKAEFTASVPLTRIRDIAHRNDIPHDLKLQIKHTIQNKLHRNAGPEDLVATEAMLAKITKNPGEYSQAFVEQFKIFHQELKDFFNAGSLAEQLESIRESMDEHAISALNSFLECKKDLDAASESTSDSEEKGIKLLFKTMESLNALREIIVKGLESGLRNDAPDSAIAMRQKWRLCEIGLEDYSFVLLSRYLNVLEVLGGARWLAANVQSKNVASWNDPLGALTIGVHQLKLSNWKPEECGAIENELSAWSKQGLSDLEGNEDGKTIWTLRLKATLDRTKRLTDEYTEELLKIFPQKVEMLGKALGIPENNVRTYTEAEIRAGVIFQVSKLCTLLLKAVRSSLGSQGWDVLVPGAVSGTLVQVERIVPGSLPSPTEGPIILLVNKADGDEEVTAAGKNIVGVILQQELPHLSHLGVRARQEKVVFVTCEDEEEVANIKTLVGSPVRLEASPAGVNLKLSSLVDSDDKYSVKTSDDSLSGVDISSFSAGRISNYIQGASSGGVILLPDAETQTSGAKAAACGRLSSLSSVSDKVYSDQGVPASFRVPAGAVLPFGSMELELENSNCTETFRSLLEKIETAKLEGGELDELCHQLQQLISSLKPSKDVIESIERMFPSNARLIVRSSANVEDLAGMSAAGLYESIPNVSPSNPTVFGSAVSQVWASLYTRRAVLSRRAAGVPQKEASMAVLVQEMLSPDLSFVLHTVSPTEQDNNVVAAEIASGLGETLASGTRGTPWRISTGKFNGQVQTLAFANFSEELLVRGAGPADGEVIRLTVDYSKKPLTVDPVFRRQLGQRLCSVGFFLERKFGCPQDVEGCLVGKDIFIVQTRPQPQ; encoded by the exons ATGAACTGGACAGAAAATGGATGGGTCTGCGACCTCAACCTCGACCTCAAACCGGGTCAAGAAGACGAAAACGCCCTCCAGTTTAAGTTCGTTATTGTGAAGAACGACAACACTCTTGTTTGGGAAGATGGAGATAACAGAGTGTTGAAACTCCCCACCAAGCCAGGCAATTTTGCCACCCTTGCCACATGGAACGCTACCAGTGAGAATATGGAGCTCATGACTTTGGAATTGGACGAAGACCATGGCGGCGGCGATGATGATGCGTCCACGGCTGCGGATGAGGGTAATGGAGCTTCTCCTGTCTTGGAAGCGGATTCCGAGACCAGTCCTTTTGTGGGACAGTGGCAGGGTAAATCCATTTCTTTTATGCGATCCAACGAGCATGAATCCCATGAAACTCAACGGAAATGGGACACTTCTGGTCTTCAAGGCTTGGCTCTCCGATTGGTTGAAGGTGATCAAAGTGCCAGGAACTGGTGGAGAAAG CTTGATATCGTTCGCGATATTATAGAAGGAAGTCTGCAGGGAGGAGATTCACTGGATGCTCTCATatactctgccatctatctcaag TGGATAAACACAGGGCAGATTCCTTGTTTTGAAGATGGAGGTCACCATCGCCCAAATAGGCATGCTGAGATTTCAAGGCTTATATTTCGTGAATTAGAGCGGCATACAAGCCGGAAGGATATATCACCTCAG GAAGTTCTTGTCATCCGTAAGATTCATCCATGTTTGCCATCTTTCAAGGCTGAATTCACTGCATCTGTTCCTCTGACTCGAATTAGAGATATTGCTCACCGGAATGACATCCCACATGACCTCAAG TTACAAATTAAGCACACTATACAAAACAAGCTTCACCGAAATGCTGGTCCTGAAGATTTGGTTGCAACAGAAGCTATGCTCGCTAAAATCACAAAGAACCCAGGAGAATATAGTCAAGCATTTGTGGAGCAATTCAAGATATTTCATCAAGAACTCAAAGACTTCTTTAATGCTGGCAG TCTTGCTGAACAGCTAGAATCAATTCGTGAATCTATGGATGAGCATGCCATTTCAGCACTTAACTCGTTCTTGGAGTGCAAAAAG GATTTGGATGCTGCATCAGAATCAACTTCTGATTCAGAAGAAAAAGGAATTAAACTTCTATTTAAAACCATGGAATCTTTGAATGCTTTGAGAGAAATTATTGTAAAGGGTCTCGAAAGTGGTCTCAGGAATGATGCTCCAGATTCAGCAATAGCTATGCGGCAAAAG TGGCGCTTATGTGAGATTGGCCTTGAGGATTACTCGTTTGTTCTTTTGAGCAG ATATCTCAATGTGCTTGAAGTTCTGGGGGGTGCTCGTTGGCTGGCTGCAAATGTGCAGTCAAAAAATGTAGCTTCATGGAATGATCCTCTTGGAGCCCTTACTATTGGAGTCCACCAGCTGAAATTGTCTAATTGGAAACCAGAAGAATGTGGTGCTATCGAAAATGAGCTCAGTGCCTGGAGTAAACAAGGCCTTTCTGATTTGGAAG GGAATGAAGATGGCAAGACTATTTGGACATTGAGACTGAAAGCTACTCTTGATAGAACAAAAAGGCTAACTGATGAATATACTGAAGAACTTCTTAAGATATTCCCCCAAAAAGTCGAG ATGCTAGGAAAAGCTCTAGGAATTCCTGAAAACAATGTCCGGACATATACAGAAGCTGAAATTCGTGCTGG TGTGATATTTCAGGTTTCGAAATTATGCACTCTTCTTCTAAAAGCTGTTAGAAGTAGTCTTGGTTCTCAAGGTTGGGATGTTCTTGTTCCAGGAGCTGTTTCAGGAACATTGGTTCAG GTTGAAAGGATTGTTCCGGGATCACTACCATCACCAACAGAAGGACCTATTATCCTTCTTGTTAACAAAGCTGATGGTGATGAAGAG GTTACTGCTGCTGGGAAGAACATAGTGGGAGTCATActtcagcaagagctacctcaCTTATCTCATCTTGGTGTTAGGGCCCGGCAG GAAAAGGTTGTATTTGTCACttgtgaagatgaagaagaagttgcTAATATAAAAACTCTTGTCGGGTCACCTGTGAG GCTGGAAGCATCTCCCGCGGGTGTGAATCTGAAGCTGTCCTCTTTAGTTGATTCTGATGACAAATATTCAGTTAAAACTTCTGATGACAGTTTATCTGGAGTTGACATTTCATCTTTCTCTGCTGGTAGAATCTCCAATTATATTCAG GGTGCTTCTTCCGGAGGAGTTATCTTGCTTCCTGATGCAGAAACACAGACTTCTGGTGCAAAGGCAGCTGCATGTGGTCGTTTGTCTTCATTGTCCTCTGTTTCTGATAAAG TTTACAGTGATCAGGGAGTGCCGGCTTCTTTTCGGGTTCCTGCTGGGGCAGTTTTACCATTTGGATCCATGGAATTGGAGCTAGAGAATAGTAACTGCACTGAAACATTTAGGTCGTTGTTGGAAAAGATAGAAACTGCAAAACTAGAGGGTGGTGAGCTTGATGAGCTATGCCATCAACTGCAGCAATTGATTTCTTCCTTGAAGCCAtcaaaagatgtgattgaaagcATTGAGAGAATGTTTCCAAGCAATGCACGATTGATTGTTCGTTCCAGCGCCAACGTTGAAGACTTGGCTGGAATGTCAGCTGCTGGACTCTACGAATCAATACCCAATGTTAGTCCTTCCAATCCAACAGTTTTTGGATCTGCAGTTAGCCAAGTGTGGGCTTCGCTATACACACGGCGGGCAGTTTTGAGTCGCCGTGCTGCTGGTGTGCCGCAGAAGGAAGCTTCCATGGCAGTTTTAGTCCAAGAAATGCTTTCGCCAGATCTATCATTTGTACTACACACTGTCAGCCCAACAGAGCAGGATAATAATGTTGTGGCGGCCGAGATTGCTTCTGGCCTTGGTGAAACTCTGGCTTCTGGTACCAGGGGTACTCCATGGCGTATATCAACAGGTAAATTCAACGGTCAAGTGCAAACGCTGGCTTTTGCAAACTTCAGTGAGGAATTGCTGGTACGTGGAGCAGGACCTGCGGATGGAGAGGTTATCCGTTTGACTGTGGATTACAGCAAGAAACCGCTGACTGTTGATCCAGTTTTCCGTAGACAACTCGGTCAACGCCTTTGTTCGGTGGGGTTTTTCCTTGAGAGGAAATTTGGTTGCCCACAGGATGTGGAGGGATGCCTTGTTGGAAAAGACATCTTCATTGTACAGACAAGGCCACAGCCGCAGTAG
- the LOC112776418 gene encoding probable protein phosphatase 2C 33: MGSCVSITVEAGPCAPISESNGNENGRGNGNEKRRQRRRRTQLQRQPQPHSSSVHRGCSSSSAAFDYRVDEDSLHRIPGRIFLNGSTRIASLYCKQGRKGQNQDAMLLWENVCSKEDTVFCGVFDGHGPHGHRVAKKVRDSFPLILMAEWDLHLHNNKDGLCSSSAAEEKPNLERHDTNALEAVRESYVKACKLMDKEINMQNDFDCYCSGTTAVTVVKQGQHLVIGNVGDSRAVLCTRDHDDSLVPVQLTTDFKPSLPREAERIKLSKGRVFGLPNEPEVARVWLPNIDSPGLAMSRAFGDFCLKDFGLISLPDVSYHHISDKDEFVVLATDGIWDVLSNREVLGIVGSVPRSCAARIVVDSAVHAWRTKFPAAKIDDCSVVCLFFDSDSDQGKSPSSAEDMMMMMMMMDEQSEVGTVLSATNTIVGPMQPLRSRTNTTSK; the protein is encoded by the exons ATGGGATCATGCGTGTCAATAACGGTGGAAGCAGGGCCTTGTGCTCCGATCTCTGAATCGAATGGGAATGAGAATGGCAGAGGAAATGGGAATGAGAAGCGGcgacagaggaggaggaggacacaATTACAGCGACAACCACAACCGCATTCAAGCTCAGTTCACCGCGGTTGTTCTTCCTCGTCCGCTGCCTTCGATTACAGGGTGGATGAAGATAGCTTGCATAGAATTCCCGGAAGAATCTTTCTCAATGGATCCACCCGCATTGCTTCCCTGTATTGTAAGCAAGGTAGAAAAGGCCAGAACCAAGATGCTATGCTTCTTTGGGAG AACGTTTGCTCAAAAGAGGACACTGTTTTTTGTGGTGTGTTTGATGGGCATGGACCTCATGGGCATAGGGTTGCAAAGAAAGTGAGGGATTCCTTCCCTCTAATACTTATGGCTGAATGGGATTTGCATCTCCATAACAATAAAGATGGACTCTGCAGCAGTTCTGCAGCTGAAGAGAAACCCAACCTAGAGAGGCATGACACAAATGCTTTGGAGGCAGTTAGAGAATCTTATGTGAAGGCTTGTAAGCTTATGGACAAAGAAATCAACATGCAGAATGATTTTGACTGCTATTGCAGTGGGACTACAGCAGTTACCGTGGTTAAGCAG GGACAGCACCTTGTAATTGGGAATGTTGGGGACTCGAGAGCTGTGTTGTGTACCCGAGATCACGACGATTCTCTTGTTCCTGTTCAGTTAACAACTGACTTTAAGCCAAGTCTTCCAA GGGAAGCAGAGAGGATAAAGCTTTCTAAGGGAAGGGTGTTTGGCCTTCCGAATGAACCAGAGGTAGCTCGAGTATGGCTGCCTAACATCGATTCACCAGGGCTTGCTATGTCGCGAGCTTTCGGAGATTTTTGCCTCAAGGACTTTGGCCTCATCTCTCTTCCTGATGTCTCCTATCATCACATTTCTGACAAGGATGAATTTGTGGTATTAGCTACTGATGGG ATTTGGGATGTGTTATCAAACAGAGAAGTACTGGGCATTGTGGGCAGCGTGCCACGATCATGTGCAGCTCGAATCGTCGTGGACTCAGCTGTTCATGCATGGAGGACTAAGTTCCCCGCTGCCAAGATTGATGATTGTTCTGTCGTGTGCCTCTTCTTTGATTCAGATTCAGATCAAGGTAAGTCACCATCCTCTGCAGAagacatgatgatgatgatgatgatgatggatgaGCAATCTGAGGTTGGAACTGTTTTATCTGCCACTAACACTATAGTTGGCCCAATGCAACCATTGAGATCAAGAACCAACACCACATCTAAGTAA
- the LOC112776417 gene encoding ATP-dependent DNA helicase 2 subunit KU70 → MDFEHESDDPFRDDEDDPDAHLSLEKESTKEYVVYLVDASPKMFTSTCPASADDQKEESHFHIALSCISQSLKNQIINRSYDELAICFFNTREKRNLQELSGVFVFNVPERDYLDRPTARLIKEFDRIEESFAKDIGSQHGIVPGTRENSLYNAIWVAQALLRKGSAKTVDKRVLLFTNEDDPFGCIKGAIKSDMKRMTLQRAKDAQDLGISIELLPLSHPSDPFNVSQLYAELIGLEEDELADFMPSAGNKLEDMKDQLRKRMFKKRIVKKLKFIIVDGISIELNSYALIRPTVPGAITWLDSVTNQPLKSERTFICADTGALVEESTKRFHPYKNQNIVFSTKELSEIKRFSTGHLHLLGFKPLSCLKDYYNLKPSTFLYPSDEAMDGSICIFIALHRSMIQLKRFAVAFYGGSSRPQLVALIAQDEVIQSGGQIEPPGMHMIYLPYSDDIRLVEERHSEKVGMVTRASNDQIKKAADVIKRIDLKDFSICQFANPGLQRHYAVLQALALEEDEIPEIKDETLPDEEGLARPGVVKALEEFKTSVYGENYDEECEANAKPSEASKKRKAQAEVATKECENYDWSELADTGKLKDLTVVELKYYLTAHNLPVSGKKEALVSRILTHMKK, encoded by the exons ATGGATTTTGAGCATGAATCTGATGATCCTTTCAGAGACGACGAGGATGACCCCGATGCTCACCTCTCTctg GAAAAAGAGTCCACAAAGGAGTACGTGGTTTACCTGGTGGATGCTTCCCCTAAAATGTTCACCTCAACTTGCCCTGCCTCTGCG GATGATCAAAAGGAAGAAAGTCACTTCCACATTGCTCTCAGCTGTATCTCTCAATCACTCAAGAATCAGATCATCAACAGGTCCTATGACGAACTTGCCATTTGCTTTTTTAACACT AGGGAGAAGAGAAACTTACAAGAATTGAGTGGTGTTTTTGTATTTAATGTTCCTGAAAGAGACTATCTAGATAGGCCAACTGCTAGGCTCATAAAAGAATTTGACCGCATCGAGG AATCTTTTGCCAAAGACATTGGAAGCCAGCATGGTATTGTGCCTGGGACTAGAGAAAATTCTCTCTACAATGCTATCTGGGTGGCGCAAGCTCTTCTTCGTAAGGG GTCAGCAAAGACAGTTGATAAACGTGTGCTTTTGTTCACAAATGAAGATGATCCTTTTGGGTGTATTAAAGGGGCTATCAAATCAGATATGAAAAGAATGACGTTGCAGAGAGCTAAG GATGCACAGGATCTTGGCATCTCTATCGAACTTCTTCCGTTGAGTCATCCGAGTGATCCGTTTAATGTATCTCAGTTGTATGCT GAGTTGATTGGGCTTGAAGAAGATGAACTTGCTGACTTCATGCCATCAGCCGGAAACAA ATTGGAGGACATGAAAGATCAGCTAAGAAAGCGCATGTTTAAGAAACGCATAGTCAAAAAGCTCAAATTCATTATAGTGGATGGTATATCTATTGAATTAAATTCATATGCTTTAATTCGCCCCACTGTTCCAG GAGCAATCACATGGCTTGATTCCGTCACAAATCAACCTTTGAAG AGTGAAAGAACCTTCATTTGTGCCGATACTGGTGCCTTGGTCGAAGAATCTACTAAACGGTTTCATCCTTATAAAAA CCAGAATATCGTTTTTTCAACGAAGGAGCTATCTGAGATCAAAAGATTTTCGACTGGACACCTGCATCTTTTAGGTTTCAAGCCACTAAGTTGCTTAAAAGATTATTACAACTTGAAGCCATCAACCTTCCTTTACCCTAGTGATGAG GCTATGGATGGTAGCATCTGTATCTTTATTGCCCTTCATAGGTCCATGATACAGCTCAAACG TTTTGCAGTTGCATTTTATGGTGGTTCATCTCGACCTCAATTGGTTGCCCTAATTGCACAG GATGAAGTTATCCAGTCAGGTGGTCAGATCGAGCCGCCTGGAATGCACATGATTTATCTTCCGTATTCTGATGACATCAGACTTGTTGAAGAG CGTCATTCAGAAAAAGTTGGAATGGTGACTAGAGCAAGTAACGATCAAATAAAGAAAGCAGCTGATGTAATTAAGCGTATTGACTTGAAAGATTTTTCCATATGCCAATTTGCTAACCCAG GCTTGCAGAGACACTATGCAGTATTGCAGGCATTAGCTCTGGAGGAGGATGAGATTCCAGAAATAAAAGACGAAACATTACCTGACGAGGAAGGCTTGGCCAG ACCAGGAGTGGTGAAGGCATTAGAAGAATTCAAGACCTCAGTTTATGGAGAGAATTACGACGAGGAATGTGAAGCCAATGCGAAGCCAAGTGAAGCCTCCAAGAAACGAAAGGCACAAGCTGAGGTCGCAACAAAAGAGTGTGAAAACTATGATTGGAGTGAACTTGCTGATACTGGAAAG TTGAAGGATTTGACCGTGGTGGAGTTAAAATATTATCTTACAGCACATAATCTTCCTGTTTCTGGGAAGAAGGAGGCCTTAGTCAGCCGAATATTAACTCACATGAAAAAATGA